The Leptospira langatensis genomic sequence TCCTCTCAAGAACGGGCAAAATACTTCTACCTATCTAGGGAGCATGATCCGTATCGAACCGAATCTAGAGGCAGAAGCTCCCGCTTATAAGATCCCGGAGGACAATCCGTACAAGAACAGGCCTGGTTACCTACCGGAGATTTGGGCGTATGGGCTTCGGAATCCTTGGAGATTTTCTTTTGACTCCCAAACGGGAGATCTATACGCAGCTGACGTGGGCCAAAATCTTTGGGAAGAAGTAGATCTCATTCTAAAAGGTGGGAACTACGGATGGAATATAACGGAAGGATTCCATTGTTTCTCTCCGCCGAACAACTGTTCCAAGCAGGGATTGCAAGATCCTCTCCTCGAATATGATCACGGAATTGGCCAGTCTATTACTGGCGGTTATGTGTATCGTGGGAAAAATCTTTCCTTTTTGCAAGGTTGGTACATTTTCGCGGATTTTGTTTCCGGAAAATTCTTTGCATTCGAAGTAGGGAAGGGAAAAAGACCCAAACTTAGGATCCTAAAAGAAACTCATCACCAAATTAGTACATTTGGCAGAGATCCCTCAGGTGAGCTATATTTTGCTGATTTTGGCACAGGAAATATCTTCCGTTTAGTAAAAAAAAATTGAAATATATTGAAAATCCAGGATTCATGAGTGTTAACCCAATATAGATCGGACACTGCCTCCACCGCGGTTCCAATCAATCTCGATCAAAAAGGATAGGGGTATGAATAAGATCATTTCCGTTGCATCGGCCGTCCTAATGGTCGGTCTGTTGAATGCCGGAGCTTGTAAAAAGCCTGCGGAGAACGCGGATTCCGCGAACGCAAAACAGAACCAACCATCGGCCATCGTAGTTTTTAGCGTAGGGGAAGCAAGAATCCAACACGCAGACTTAACCGAAGACAAAGCAAGTTTAGGAACCGCTTTGAAAGAAGGGGATAAGATTCAAACCAAGGCAAATGCTAAGGTGGATATCCAATTCGGCGACGGTTCCGCAGTGCGTATCGCAGAGAACTCTAGCCTAGAATTCGCTACCCTGGCTTTGAATACCCAAGGCAATACCGACACAAGATTGTCTTTAGTATCCGGTAAGGTCTTCGCTAAAGTAAATAAGGCGACCAAAGACGACCAATTTTCCGTTATTACTCCAACCGCAATCGCTGGTGTTCGCGGAACTTCCTTCGTAGTAGATCGCACTAAGAGCGACAGATCCGTCGTAAAAGTGCTCGAAGGTTCCGTAGCGGTTTCTCCAAGAGTTCGTGCTCTGGAAGGATTGTCTGCAGAACAAATTTCGTCTAACGCTGAAGTAAGAAAGATTAAGGAATCCCTTGATAAGTCGGAGATCGTTCTTGAGAAAGACGAATCTTCTATCGTAAAAGCTTCCGATAAGACTTTCGGCGAGAAAGAAGTTGCTAAACTCAATGCTTCTCTTGAGAAAGATATTCCTAAAGCGGTTACCAAAATTACCGGTTCTGGAGTTTCTAAAACAGAAGAGCAAGAGATCAGAACCATCGTCACTCTGGACAAAACGACTACCGACAAGTTAGCTAAACTGAACGTAGATCCTAAAACCGGAAAGATCGACGAGAAGACTGCCGCAGAAAACGAATCTGAGAAAAAGAAAATCGAAGAAGAGTTAGCTAAGCGTCAGGCTGACGAGCTGAAACGTTTCAAAAACGTTCTGGTTTCCGCTCCTAAAAATCTTAAGACCAAACAAGATCTCGTAAACTACTACGAAAAACTTGAAAAGATCGTACTCGTGAACAAAACTACCATGATCGGCGCGATTGTTGATCAACAAGGTAGCACGATGATCGTTCACACCGAAGACGGTATTAAGAAAATTAACCAAGACGAAGTACAAGAAGTCATCTACGACTTCCAAACTAAGTCAGATAACTAAACCGTAGGCTAATAAGCAAGATCGGTGGAAAAATCCCGAGTTCGGCGAAAGCTGGCTCGGGTTTTTCTATTTTCAGAGGTCCGATTCTTTTGAAAATGAATCAAGACTCGAGACTTGGATTGAATTGAAAAAAACGGACCGAGGGCTCGTACGGACAGTTAAGAATAACTCCCTTCCTGCCTTTCTTGTTGGATTTAGGTTTTTTTCCCTTTTGGAGAAGGATGAGAATCCGAATAGCGATTCCAGATCCTGAGGATAGAATCGGAGACTTCTTCCACGTCCAAGATCAGCACCTTGTCCTTATAATTCACCAGAAGTTTGCCTCTGCCGAATTTTTGGATCTCCGCCCATTCTACCCGAAAGCCTTGGATTAAACTCAACGTATCAAATAGAAGATCCTTGATCTCCATTTTGGAGACACTGCCTTCTTTCTTGGAAAGATAGGAGAGAATGGAGTGAAAAATGATCTTCTTCATCTCCGTGCCATCCGGTTCTTCCGGAAGGCTGTCTTTAAATCTATTTAATTTCCGTACCACGGAGTTTGCTCATCCGCGTGATAAGAACTTCTGACCAAGGGACCCGAGAATACTGTCCTGAATCCAATTGCCTTTCCGTATTCTTTCAGTTCTTTGAAAATATCCGGATGAATGTACTCGTGGACTGGAAGATGAGTCGGAGTCGGTTGTAGGTATTGACCGAGAGTTACCATCTGCACTCCGCAGCTTCGGAGATCTTTCAGGGTTTGTCTGACTTCTTCCAGAGTCTCTCCGAGTCCTAAGATCAAACCGCTTTTCGTTAAGAAACCTCGTTTTGATGCATGTTCCAAAACATTCAAGGAACGATCATACTTCTTGGCAGGAGCCACTGTAGGGAACAATCTCTCTACGGTCTCCAGGTTATGATTGAAGATGTCCGGTTTAGCGGAATAAATGATCTCTAGACTTTCCTCCTTCTCCTTAAAGTCGGGAACCAGGATCTCAATTTTACAGTCCGGGAGTCGTTCACGGATCAGCTCTATGGTTTGTTTATAATGAAACGCGGCACCATCCGTAAGATCGTCCCTGTTTACGGAAGTAATGACTATATGCTGCAAATCCAAGGACTTCGCAGACTCCGCCACTCGCAGAGGTTCCTCGGGATCTAAGGCAAAAGGTTTTCCAAAAGCGACATCGCAATAGGAACAACGTCTGGTGCAAATATCCCCCGCTAGCATATAGGTTGCGGTCCTTCGAGACCAACAATGATTTAAGTTGGGACAAGAAGCACTTTCACAGACCGTGTTCAGTTTTCCCTGTTCTACCGAGCTTCGGACTGTGGAGACAGAGTTGTCTTTCTCCCGGAAAGGAAGACGGACCTTGAGCCAATCCGGTTTTTCAGGAGCAGGTTGGTAACCGGTTGATCTGGGCTTTTTCTTGAGTGGATTCACCCTTATAGCTAAGTTGCAAGCACGGCAAGAGTCAAGTGTTTTGGGTAGCCGGAATTCCCCGGGTCCTCGAATCTGGAGATCCGGCCTTCGGGCCATTGCCGAGAGTCATTTTGAAAGGGAAATTTCCAGGAAACGTGGAACGGAAGAATGGTGAGAACGGATCCGGAATCCGGATCAATCGCTATCTGGCAGACTGTGGTTTCGGTTCCCGTAGAAAGACAGAGGAACTGATCCTCTCAGGAAAGGTCAAGGTGAACGGGGTGGTGGAGACTAGCTTAAGTGTCCGGATCTCCTCTCAAGATCGTGTCATGGTAGGGAATAAGCAGGCAATCCCGCCCGAAAAGAATGTATTTCTAGCACTGAATAAGCCAAAGGGATATCTCTGTTCTCACGGGGACAAATTCCATTCTAATACGATCTTCGAACTTCTTCCTAGTAAATTCAAACAGCTTGCGATCGCAGGCCGATTGGACTTGGACTCGAGGGGACTCCTCCTTCTTTCCGATGATGGGAGCCTGATCCAGGAGATCACTCATCCGTCGGAGGGTTCCGAAAAGGAATACAGTGTTTCTCTCGACTCGGAGATCCCCTTTGAAAAAGTAAGGGAACGTTTTCTGAAAGGATTTATGGATGAGGGAGAATTCCTAAAAGCGGAGAAGGTCTTTTCCCAAGATAGGAAACAGGAATCCGATTCTTTTCGTGTGGTCCTAAAACAGGGAAGAAAGCGCCAGATCAGAAGAATGTTCGCCGCACTCGGCGCAAGGGTCACCGACCTGCAAAGAATACGCATCGGCAAACTTACATTAGAAAAATTAAATATTGGGGAAGGTAAATTCGTTTTGCTGGACCCTAAAGCTTGGAGACCATGAATTTTACCAGTTTAGAATTTTTATTTTTTTTCTGTTTGGTTTTTCTGGTTTATTGGAATCTTCCGGATCGTTTTAAGAAACATTTCCTGGTCTTAGCTTCCGCGTTCTTCTATGCTTTCGCTTCTTGGAAGTTCTTATTCCATTTGATCAGCGTGGTCTTAGTGAATTGGATCTTGGTGCGTTTCTTTTTGGGAAGAAAATGGTTCCTATTCGTATCGATCGGGTTCAATGTCCTGAACCTGGCCTTCTTCAAGTATTTCTATTTTTTTGCGGATCTTGTAGGAACTGTTTTAGGACTTTCCTCTCTACAGAGTAAGCCTGCTCTGGATTCCATCCTTTCTAACGCCTTGCATTGGAAAGGATTCGAAGTTGTACTTCCTTTGACTGTAAGCTATTATACCTTCCAGTTGATCTCGCTGGCGGTGGATAAGAAGAAGGGGCTGATCCAAGAAGAGATCACTCTAAGTAAGATCGCCTCTTTCATTTTTCTTTTTCCTGTGATGATCGCAGGGCCAATCTTGCGATTTAACGACGTCTCTTCTCAATTCGATTCTCCCAAAATGGAAAAAGAAGATATGGTGGATGGTCTTTGGTTAGTCGTGATCGGCCTATTCAAGAAATCCGTCGTTTCCATCCTGATGTCCGGTTCTATTTTCCAAGTTTTTGCGGAACCTGCTTCTTTTTCGGGAGGAGCTCTTTTGAGTACAGTGTACTTTTTCGCGATCTATTTGTATCTGGACTTTTCCGGACTCACGGATATTGCCAGAGGAATGGGGAGATTACTCGGTTTTCAACTTCCTCAAAACTTTAAGGCTCCGTTCTTCTTTAGTAGCTTTGGCGATTTTTGGCGTCGCTGGCATTTGACCTTTTCTTTTTGGATCAGGGATTACCTGTATATCCCTCTCGGCGGTTCCCGTTCGGGCACCTTAAGGACTTGCCTGAATTATCTGATCGCTTTCGGTTTGGGGGGACTCTGGCACGGAGCCAATCTGAATTATCTGCTCTGGGGACTTTTGACCGGATTCTATCTATCTTTAGAAAGAGTCTTCGCGGATCTGAAGATCAAGCTCATTCCTGAGATCCCTTATGTAAAACGTATATTCGTATATCTTGCTATACTAAATATCTATAGTATCTCTTGGGTGCTCTTCTTTACTCCCGATTTTTCCTCCGCATTACAAGCGGTGCAAAGGATCTTTACTTGGGCGAATGGGATTGATTTCCCGAATATGGAGCCATGTATCTTTGCGTTCCTGGTCGCGGTTCTGTTCCATTCTGCGGAAGAATGGCCTGAAAAATTCAAGGCATCCTTTAAATGGAAGATCGTGCTTCTTCCTGTGGTTTGGATCTTGGTATTGCTTGCGTTACCGAATGGGAATGCTGACTTCTTTTACGGACAGTTTTAGAATCTATGAAAAAGAAATTTATCTATATTCCTTTTCTCTTCCTTCTACTCGTATTCTTCGCGGATAAGATCTTTACTTTGGACTTCTTCCAAACTTCTTTTTATCAAGAAGGAAATCCCGTATATTACGCGCAGCGAAAACATCTTTTTCAAAGAATGCGATCGGATTCTTCTCTTGGCAAAAAAGAATTGGCTTTAGCTTTTGGGGATTCTCGAGCCTATCCATATTCTTCCAAGACACTTCCTTCCGATATTGCGGAGAATTGGACCGTTTACAATTTCTCAGGACCCCAAGCAGTTCCTGCGTATGGATTCTATTGGTTCCAAAAGATCCTGGAAGCTGGGATCAAACCGAAGGTAGTTTTCTATGTGATCAGCCCGGAAGGTTTCGACGATTCCAAGGGACTTCTCTACGATCCTTTCCTTCGATTAGGGGCGGATGATCCGTTTATTGCGAAGTACTGGGGAAGGTTCTCCACGGGGGATCGTTTTGATATTATTAAGCAGAAGCTATTTAGTATTCGAAAGGTAAAACCCGGATTCAAGCTCTTTTGGAATCGTTTGACTTCCGATAAATTGAATTTGTATTCCCCCGAATCAAATCATGAAAATCTAATTTTAGAGTTAGGGAATGGAGAACAGCTAGCCTATGCAAGCGCTAGCAACAATCCTTCTAAATTGGAAAAGGACGCTCTAAGACTCAAAAGCCTGTATCTATCCGGATTTGAATTGGGGGAAACAGAGTTCTTCTTCGTAGAGGAATTCTTGAAGCTGTCCAAGGAAAATGGGATCAAGACCTATCTCATCTGGCCCAAGGTGTATCCTGGCTATAGAGTGGGCTATTACGAGTTAGGTTTAGAAAAGACCTGGTGGCCTAGGATCCAAGAGCTTGCCATGAAATACGGAGCCTCCGCCGCAGACATGAATACTCTCAGTGCTTGTGACACCTATTATGATGCGTCTCACCAAAGCGTTCTATGTATATTAGAACAATCTAAAATATTGATGGATGATTTCTACGGAAGGAAGAAGCTTCCCTGAGACTATCTTAAAGTTTTGATATAAAATTAACGTTTTTGTGGTAAACTCTTTCTGTTTTTAGTTTTGCTCCCATATCAAATAGATCGGAAAGGTTTTTTTTTTCGTATTAGTTTTTGATCTGCGAAGTTTTATAGGCAACGTCTCTCGGGCAATAGGCATGAGAGAACAAAATTCTATTCTGAGTATAAGGGAAGGAATCATGTCTGTGCAAACTTCGGATTGGGAAGCTCATTTTCGTGCTTTGGAAAAGATGTACAAAAGCGCCCCTGTGAATCAGTTCTTTTTACCTGAATTGTCTATTCCGCAAAAAGGAGAGGCAATCGTTACGATTCAGATCAGAGAAGATTTCTTTCATGCGGCGGGAGCCACTCATGGAGCGGTTTATTTTAAGGCTGCCGATGACGCGGCCTTCTTCGCCGCGAATTCGGTCGTAAAAGATAGTTTTGTACTGACTTCTAATTTTTTTCTAAATTTGCTTAGACCAATTAAGTCTGGGACAATGACTGCCAAAGGAAGAGTAGTTCAGAATGCGGCTAACCTCATCATTGCGGAGAGCTTTCTCTTTGATGATCGAGGAAGGGAAATTGGAAGAGGCAATGGTAGTTTTGCAAAGACAAAGATCTTTCTTTCCAAAGAGATGGGGTACGATCCAGATCGAAAAAGAAAGGCTTAAGGAACACCGATCTGCTCGGAATCGCTTAAGCCTCCTTATTATAAAACGGATCTGTCTTTTACAGTCTGTTTGTGATCACCATTTCAGTTTTTTGGCATCTTCTAGGAATTTCTCTAAGCCGATATCGGTTAGGGGATGCTTGAAGAGCTGCTGGTAAGCAGAGATTGGCATAGTAGCGCAGTCGGCTCCTCTCAACGCTGATTCTTTCAAATGGATCGGTCCGCGGATAGACGCTGCCAGGATCTTGGTCTCGAATCCATAATTATCATAGATCTCTCTGATCTCAGAGATGAGTTCCATTCCGTCCCAGGACGTATCGTCGACTCGTCCGATAAACGGGGAGATATAAGTCGCTCCCGCCTTCGCTGCGAGTAAGGCCTGAGGAGCGGAGAAGCAAAGGGTAACGTTAGTCGGAATTCCTTTCTCCGTCAGTTTGACTACTGTCTTCAGTCCTTCCGGAATAAGAGGCACTTTGATCACAACATTCGGAGCGATCTGTACTAACTCGTCTGCTTCTTTCAACATGTCTTCGTGTTTGGTCGCAAGCACTTCCGCACTGACCGGTCCTGCAACGATCGCACAGATCTCTTTGATCACTTCTTTGAAATTGCGACCGGATTTAGCGATAAGAGAAGGGTTGGTCGTAACTCCGTCCAAAAGTCCGTAGGACGCGATCTCTTTGATCTCGTCCACATTGGCTGTGTCCAAATATAATTCCACAAGGGGCTCCGAAAGATTTAGTGTGCCGAGTCGGGAAGGCTCGGGCTCGAGACGCCCGCCTTTCGACGGGAGAGAATCTCTCTGGATATTGGCCCTTGTTCGGGGCCACGGTCAAGGATTTCTTACGGGATCAGATCTCTTAAAGTTTTGATTTCTTCGGCGGAGAAGAACTCTTTGTATTCTTTTTCGATCTGGGCTTTTACCTTAGAACTGAAATAATCCACTCTTCTCGTGAAAGGTTGCTTCTTGTAGGCTTCCTTCCATTGCACTACGAAGCCTCCTTTGGGAGGGGCTTCTCTTTCGTCGGTCAATTCCCAGATCACCGCGCCGCCGATCTTCTTATCATCCAAGGTCTCTTTCTTAGGTTTGCCGTACTTGTTCTCTAATTTGTTCTGTACGTCTTTTCCTGGAAGGTAACGGAAGGAAACTCCTACGGAGAAAAGTTTTCCGGGTTCGATATGTTCGTCTTCGTCCGGATTCGCAGCGGGTCTTTCCGGTCTGGCTTGCTTGTCTTTTGGACGGGAATCCAAAACCAATTTTGGTGTGGAATAAAATCGGTATAAATACATGATCCCGTTTCTACGAACGAGTAAGGACTTCTCCTTATCTTCGTGGACTACTTCTATCTTTTCATCGCTTTGTGGGTTGGCTGCTAGGGAGAGAAATTTATCTCGGACCTGGGCATAAGAAGCTTCCCAGGAGACTTCGGCAAATCCATCCAGAGTCGGCTTGGAACCGTTTGCTCTAGTTCCGTCTCCCGGAAACTGAGAAAACACGGAACTCCAAGGAAGGAGTAAGGATAGGATGAATACGGAGATGGATTGCCCTTTCATAGTTTTACCTATCGGCAAAAAACCGGATTAGAATTAGGAATCTTCCTAATCTTCCTCTAAATCCTGGTCTTCTTCTTCGTCTTTGTCCAGGCGAATTCCGCCGAATTTCACCTTTCCATTCCATCTTAGGATGAGTAGCACGGAGAGAATTAGGATATTCGGTAATACGAATAGGAATGCAATCTCATGATAGAGTCCATAGACCGCTAGATTGGATGCGATCACGGAGATAAAGATCCCGCTTAACATAGGGATCTCTTGTGCAAGAAGTCGCGCTAACATAGAGCCGCTATTCGGAGAGATCCTTGCCGCCTTTAAGATCTCGGATGCTAAGAAGGAATAAAATGCCAGCACAAGTACCGGCATAATGAAAGAAAGAAAGAAGTAGTTTCCAAAGGAGTCCGTATAATGAGGGGATCCGATCAGACCTCCCATTAGGGTCCAAACATAGGAGAAGAAGGCGGAGATCCCGAAGGCAATCATCCCGTATTGGAGACTGCCTCCTATCTCAAAAATGGAAACAAGCTTAGAAGGAATGATCCTTGCCCAATCCGTCAGTTCTGTCTTTTCGAATGTGTCCTTCCCACTTAGATGGATCAGTCCGAAATAATAGTCCGCCAAGGAAAGGCTTACTAACGTGATAACTAAAAAGATCAGGTAAAGAAAGAATTCCATCTCAGTGTCTAAAATGCCTCATTCCGGTGAACACCATGATCAGTCCATGCTCGTCTGCTGCCTTGATCACTTCCTCGTCTCGGATCGAGCCGCCAGGTTGAATGATCGCCTTAGCGCCTACTTTTGCGATCGCATCGATCCCGTCCCTAAAAGGAAAGAAGGCGTCGCTTGCCACATAGGAGCCTACGACGGACAATCCCACATTCAGAGCCTTGCTTGCGCCTAACTGCACTGAATCCACTCTGGACATTTGTCCGGCCCCGATCCCGAGAGTCGCATTCTCTTCGGTATATACGATCGCATTCGACTTGATGAACTTCACAGTAGACCAAGCAAACATGAGACCACGAATATCTTCTTCCGTCGGTTGTTTCTTAGAAACCACTTTCAGGTCTTTTTCCGTGATCGTTGCATAGTCTCTATCCTGCAGAAGCATTCCATGATGGATCGGTCTTAGATCCATTTCATCCAGGGCTTCTTGGAAATTTGCGATCTCGATCAAACGCACATTCGGTTTCTTAGAGAAATATTCCAGAGCGGCAGGATCGAATTTCTGTGCGATCACTCCTTCTACGAATGTCTCTCCGATCAGAACAGCGAGTTCGCCGGTTACCGTTCCCTTGATCCCGATGATACCTCCGAATGCCGAAATAGGATCCGTTCTTTTGGCCAGACGGAACGCTTCCAGAATATCGTCCGCATAGGCGATCCCGCAAGGATTCAGGTGCTTGATGATACAAACAGTATTGTTCGGAAGAAGAGCGGAGATATGGAAGGCCGCATCGAAATCCAACATATTATTAAAAGATAATTCTTTTCCTTGGAGAGGAGAGAATTCGCTCTTGGAGAAAAGAGGCTCGTAGAAAGCGGCACTTTGGTGAGGGTTTTCTCCATAGCGCAGCTTTTGCTTCTTGGTAAAGGAAAGATTTAGGATGTCCGGAAACTTCTCCCCGGCAAGCTTATTGAACCAGGAAGAGATTGCCGTATCATAAAGTGCAGTATGGGAGAATGCCTTTCTCATAAGAAGGAAGGATGTATCCGCGTCTACGGACCCATCGTTCATCTTCATGGATTCTTCGACAGTTTTGTAGTCGTTCGGATCGGTAACTACGACTGTATGTCTGTAGTTCTTGGAAGCGGAACGGATCATGGAAGGTCCGCCAATATCGATATTCTCGATCGCCTCGTCCAATTGAACTCCAGGTTTGGAAACGGTTTGGACGAAAGGATAGAGATTCACAACGACTAGATCGATCTTAGGGATCTTCAGTTCCTCCATCTTCTTCTTGTGTTCCGGATTAGAGACCACACCCAAGAGCCCGCCGTGAACCTTTGGATGGAGAGTTTTCACTCTTCCGTCCAGGATTTCCGGAAAGCCGGTGTAGTCGTCGATTGCGATTGCTTTGATCCCGTTTTCTGTGAGGGTCTTTAGAGTTCCGCCGGTGGAAATGATTTCCACTCCTTTGGATTCCAGATACTTGGCAAAGCCGATAAGACCTGTCTTATCGCTAACTGAAACGAGGGCGCGGGTGATTTTGATCATGCTAGAGGATTGAGACCTTCCTGTCTTTTATGGAGAGCCGATCGTCGCAGAAAAGTCCAACTGCGAGAGGCAGGATTTTATGTTCCTCTTTGAGAATGGCAAGAGTCAATTCTCTTTCCGTCATCTTCTCCTCGATTTTCACAGTTCCTTGCAAAATGATGGGTCCGGAATCCACTCCCTCGTCCACGAAATGAGCGGTGCAGCCTGCGACCTTGACCCCGTATTCCAGAGCCTGTTTCTGAGCGTTCAGTCCCGTAAATGCCGGAAGAAGGGAAGGATGGATATTGATGATCCGATTCGGAAAGGCTCGGATGATCTCCGGCTTTAAGATCCTCATGTATCCGCAGGCAACGATGAGGTCGGGAGAGATCTCTATTAGAGTTCTCAAGAGTTCTGTATGATAGTCTTCTTTTTTGGGGAAGGATTTGAAGTCCAAGACCTTGGACTGGACCTTGTATTGGGAGGCGAGTTGGATTGCCTGGGCCTGCGGATTATCCGTGACTAAAAAAGCGGGGATTCCGCGGATTTTTCCCTTTCGGATACAGTTTAGGACCGCTTCAAAATTGCTCCCCCGGCCAGAAGCTAAAAAAACAAGCTTTTTTCTGTTTTTGGGAATCAGACTTGCCAAGAATTTTCGCATCCGATACGCTAAGAATTGCCAGTCCACGTTAAGGCGGTCCGGGAATTTGTCGAAGAGTATTTCAGGAGAGACACATGTCACTTGCCAGAAAATCGACGGCTTCGGTCGAACAGTACAAATCCAATGAAATTTCTACTGTAAGTCAGGGAAAGCTCATCGTAATGCTATATGAAGGAGCCATTCGCTTCTTAAACGTAGCCATCGAGAACAACACACCCCGCAAGTACGACGTGGTGAACAATCATATTCTCAAAGCACAAGAAATCATCACCGAGCTTATGCTGGCCTTGAACATGGAAAATGGGGGAGAGGTCGCAAACAATCTGCTCGGAATTTATGTTTATATCAAAAAGCGCCTTCTCGAAGCAAATATGAAGAAGGATACCGAGATCCTACAAGAGATCATCAAGTATCTGGAAGATCTAAAAGCGGCTTGGGAAGAGATCGAGAAGAAGGAAAAGGCCGCTTCCGTAGTGCAAATGCCAAGTCCAGCCTCCAGAGGCACAGGGCTCTCACTCCAAGGTTAAAAAGGCAGAGGGAGCGAAAATATGCCAATGAGTATTCTCCCTTCCAAGCATCTAAACTCCATGGAAGATAAACTCGCTTCTCTCTATCAGGGAAAGCTTTCCCTTTTGGATGAGCTGATCTCCCTGCAAAAACGCCAACTAGAGGTCCTCGGTTTCGGGGACGGGGAAGGCGCCGCCAAATTAGAATCCAAGAATTCGGACCTGGTCGAAAAGATGAGAAGTCTAGACCGTAAGATCGCGCAATTGGAGGAATCTGCTCCTCAGTCCTTGAATATCATTCGCTTATCCGACGAGATGTTCCAAAAATTGGAAGAATCCAGGGAATTGAATTCTAAGGTAGGCGATAAGATGGAAGAGATCTTACATGAGTATAGAAAGGAACTCAACCAAGTCCAAGTAAAGATCCAACTCAAGAAATTTCTAACTCATAGGAAGCAAGATTGGAAGACGGGGACCTGCTAAGTCGAGCCCTGGACTTTTACGGACTTCCCAAAAAATTCGACGCCGATCTAGTTCGCACTCGATTCAGAGAACTGTCCAGAAAATACCATCCCGATTCGGGAGAATACGAAACGGATCTCCTTTTCAAGGAGCTAGTCCAATTGAGGGATGTGCTTCTTTCTTCTTTGGAGAAGGAAAGTTTATCTTCTTCTTATAAAAGCAGAGAAGATAAGGAAGGATTTTCTTTTTATAAGTCTGCGAAGCAAAGAGCTGCTGAGGCGCTCGAAAAATATTTTCAGTTCACGGAAGGAAATCCGGTCTTTTTAAAAAGCGAAGACAATCCCGCCCTTGTAAAACTCAGAGAGGAGTTGGGTTCCGCTCGCAAGGAATTGAACGAGTTTTTGGTATCCTATCCCCAAAGTATTTG encodes the following:
- the purH gene encoding bifunctional phosphoribosylaminoimidazolecarboxamide formyltransferase/IMP cyclohydrolase codes for the protein MIKITRALVSVSDKTGLIGFAKYLESKGVEIISTGGTLKTLTENGIKAIAIDDYTGFPEILDGRVKTLHPKVHGGLLGVVSNPEHKKKMEELKIPKIDLVVVNLYPFVQTVSKPGVQLDEAIENIDIGGPSMIRSASKNYRHTVVVTDPNDYKTVEESMKMNDGSVDADTSFLLMRKAFSHTALYDTAISSWFNKLAGEKFPDILNLSFTKKQKLRYGENPHQSAAFYEPLFSKSEFSPLQGKELSFNNMLDFDAAFHISALLPNNTVCIIKHLNPCGIAYADDILEAFRLAKRTDPISAFGGIIGIKGTVTGELAVLIGETFVEGVIAQKFDPAALEYFSKKPNVRLIEIANFQEALDEMDLRPIHHGMLLQDRDYATITEKDLKVVSKKQPTEEDIRGLMFAWSTVKFIKSNAIVYTEENATLGIGAGQMSRVDSVQLGASKALNVGLSVVGSYVASDAFFPFRDGIDAIAKVGAKAIIQPGGSIRDEEVIKAADEHGLIMVFTGMRHFRH
- the purN gene encoding phosphoribosylglycinamide formyltransferase, whose protein sequence is MASLIPKNRKKLVFLASGRGSNFEAVLNCIRKGKIRGIPAFLVTDNPQAQAIQLASQYKVQSKVLDFKSFPKKEDYHTELLRTLIEISPDLIVACGYMRILKPEIIRAFPNRIINIHPSLLPAFTGLNAQKQALEYGVKVAGCTAHFVDEGVDSGPIILQGTVKIEEKMTERELTLAILKEEHKILPLAVGLFCDDRLSIKDRKVSIL
- the fliS gene encoding flagellar export chaperone FliS, which encodes MSLARKSTASVEQYKSNEISTVSQGKLIVMLYEGAIRFLNVAIENNTPRKYDVVNNHILKAQEIITELMLALNMENGGEVANNLLGIYVYIKKRLLEANMKKDTEILQEIIKYLEDLKAAWEEIEKKEKAASVVQMPSPASRGTGLSLQG
- a CDS encoding molecular chaperone DnaJ translates to MEDGDLLSRALDFYGLPKKFDADLVRTRFRELSRKYHPDSGEYETDLLFKELVQLRDVLLSSLEKESLSSSYKSREDKEGFSFYKSAKQRAAEALEKYFQFTEGNPVFLKSEDNPALVKLREELGSARKELNEFLVSYPQSIWKDDAEKTVQKLSVWFKD